The following coding sequences are from one Lycium ferocissimum isolate CSIRO_LF1 chromosome 3, AGI_CSIRO_Lferr_CH_V1, whole genome shotgun sequence window:
- the LOC132049489 gene encoding uncharacterized protein LOC132049489, which yields MAVPRGRNGGEEEEEGDGAIFEDEIELDDPNSVPPHLLNLFDAAENGNLHALRHALDNLTGSIDQPLEDGDTALHLTCLYGHLSCVQLLLERGASLEAKDEDGAIPLHDACAGGYTEISQLLINSAPDPECVKRMLDSIDVEGDTPLHHAARGEHVNVVRLLLASGACPTRTNIYGKTPGELAAPDTEARRILEEASSAVPSH from the exons ATGGCAGTACCAAGGGGACGTAACGGtggagaagaggaagaagaaggagatgGTGCTATTTttgaagatgaaattgagttgGATGATCCCAATTCCGTTCCACCTCACCTCCTTAACCTTTTCGACGCCGCCGAGAATGGAAATCTCCACGCCTTACGCCATGCCCTTG ATAATTTGACTGGAAGCATTGATCAACCTCTTGAAGATGGGGACACTGCTCTTCATCTCACATGTTTGTATGGCCATCTGTCCTGCGTGCAG CTATTGTTAGAGagaggagcttctttggaggcTAAGGATGAAGATGGAGCAATCCCGTTGCATGATGCTTGTGCTGGAG GATACACGGAGATATCCCAACTGCTGATCAATAGTGCCCCTGACCCTGAATGTGTGAAGAGGATGTTGGATTCTATTGATGTAGAAGGTGATACG CCTCTCCATCATGCTGCCAGAGGTGAACATGTAAATGTCGTTAGATTATTGCTAGCTTCAGGGGCTTGTCCTACTAGGACCAATATATATGGAAAG ACCCCCGGTGAGCTTGCTGCACCAGACACTGAAGCTCGAAGAATCTTAGAAGAAGCTTCAAGTGCTGTTCCTAGCCATTAG
- the LOC132049491 gene encoding aquaporin TIP1-1 encodes MPIRRIAIGTPHEATRPDALQAALAEFISTLIFVFAGSGSGVAFSKLTGGGANTPAGLIAVAVAYGFGLFVAVSVSANISGGHVNPAVTFGAFVGGNITLLRGIFYWIAQLLGSVVACLLLKFTTGGMEIGAFSLSDGVGVGNALVLEIVMTFGLVYTVYATAVDPKRGSLGTIAPIAIGFIVGANILAGGAFDGASMNPAVSFGPALVSWSWNNHWVYWVGPLIGGGLAGLVYEFFFINQTHDPLPQ; translated from the exons ATGCCAATCAGACGGATAGCAATCGGAACACCACATGAAGCCACCCGTCCCGACGCCTTACAAGCGGCGTTGGCTGAGTTCATCTCCACCTTGATTTTCGTATTCGCAGGTTCAGGTTCAGGTGTTGCATTTAGCAAGTTGACTGGTGGTGGTGCTAACACCCCTGCTGGACTCATTGCTGTTGCTGTTGCTTATGGTTTCGGGCTGTTCGTGGCGGTTTCTGTTAGTGCTAACATTTCTGGTGGACATGTAAATCCTGCTGTCACGTTTGGTGCCTTTGTTGGTGGTAACATAACACTTTTACGTGGAATTTTCTATTGGATTGCTCAGTTGCTTGGCTCTGTTGTTGCTTGCTTGCTTCTCAAGTTCACCACTGGTGGCATG GAGATAGGTGCATTCAGCTTGTCCGATGGAGTTGGCGTTGGAAACGCATTGGTACTTGAAATAGTAATGACATTTGGTCTAGTCTACACCGTGTACGCTACCGCAGTGGATCCAAAGAGGGGTAGTTTGGGAACAATTGCACCAATTGCTATTGGTTtcattgttggagcaaacatcTTAGCTGGTGGGGCTTTTGATGGGGCTTCAATGAACCCAGCAGTATCTTTTGGCCCAGCATTAGTGAGCTGGAGTTGGAACAACCATTGGGTTTATTGGGTTGGGCCACTTATTGGTGGTGGGCTTGCTGGGCTTGTTTATGAGTTCTTCTTCATCAACCAGACCCATGATCCTTTGCCTCAATAA